The following are encoded together in the Segatella copri genome:
- a CDS encoding glycosyltransferase family 2 protein, with product MNTKLVSVITVVYNDVSHIEKTISNVLKQTYPFLEYIVVDGASTDGTLDVIKKYDGKLKYVSEPDKGIYDAMQKGAQLASGEWILFRNCGDFFFSPDAIEKVFNGYVDKGEDFILCNSRYFQDYGYKDMKPNILTKSYFETMPVNHPATFIRRATQLKYPFRLKYRNSADYCFFIEAFLHEATYIYKDVIVALFDNNSGASTDNYDKSISENIDILKTFNAPSNLIKQLEEDLITCRRRKFIKKYIPFFSLYHNYNMKKMGWVKSPLEKTLANI from the coding sequence ATGAATACAAAATTAGTTTCAGTTATTACTGTAGTTTATAATGATGTTTCTCACATCGAGAAAACAATATCTAATGTGCTTAAGCAAACCTATCCATTTTTGGAATATATAGTAGTTGATGGGGCTAGTACTGATGGAACATTAGATGTCATCAAGAAATATGATGGTAAGTTAAAATACGTGAGTGAACCAGATAAAGGCATTTATGATGCTATGCAAAAAGGGGCACAACTAGCTTCTGGTGAATGGATTTTATTCCGCAATTGTGGAGACTTTTTCTTCTCTCCTGATGCCATAGAAAAAGTATTTAATGGATATGTAGATAAAGGAGAAGACTTTATATTATGTAACTCTAGATACTTTCAGGATTATGGATACAAAGATATGAAACCAAATATTTTAACTAAATCGTATTTTGAGACCATGCCTGTCAATCATCCGGCAACTTTTATTCGTAGAGCTACTCAATTAAAATATCCATTTAGGTTGAAATATCGTAATAGTGCAGATTATTGTTTTTTCATAGAGGCATTTTTGCATGAGGCAACTTATATCTATAAGGATGTAATAGTAGCGTTGTTTGACAACAATAGTGGTGCTTCAACTGATAATTACGATAAAAGTATTTCAGAGAACATTGATATACTTAAAACATTTAATGCTCCAAGTAATTTGATAAAGCAATTAGAAGAAGATTTAATTACCTGTCGAAGAAGAAAGTTTATAAAGAAATATATTCCATTTTTCAGCCTTTATCATAATTATAATATGAAAAAAATGGGATGGGTAAAGTCTCCTTTAGAGAAAACTTTGGCAAATATTTAA
- a CDS encoding Gfo/Idh/MocA family protein, producing the protein MVRIGIICPSEIAFRRFLPALQKANNKVEFTAIGIASPQEWFGDLSKVTVEQIEEQQSRECAKAQTFIDQYGGKIVVGYEALISSEDIDAVYLPLPPALHFHWAQKALEAGKHVFLEKPSTTCLKDTDALIRIASQKGLALHENYMFIYHSQLETIQNIVRSGEIGDVRLYRISFGFPLRQMNDFRYNKKLGGGAILDAGGYCLKYANYLLGDSARIVTAQANDVDGFEVEMYGSATMVNNQGTVAQIAFGMDNDYKCDIEIWGSKGTITSNRILTAPVDFVPQYTIKKNQDFETRDLPSDDAFLKSIERFVDCIENADVRKAEYDIVHKQETLVESFKKNSGLQ; encoded by the coding sequence ATGGTTAGAATTGGAATAATATGTCCTTCTGAGATAGCGTTTCGCAGGTTCCTGCCTGCTCTTCAGAAGGCAAATAATAAGGTAGAGTTTACTGCTATTGGCATAGCCAGTCCACAAGAATGGTTCGGAGATTTGAGTAAAGTGACTGTTGAGCAAATTGAAGAACAGCAAAGCCGTGAATGTGCCAAAGCACAAACTTTTATAGATCAATATGGTGGAAAAATAGTAGTTGGATATGAGGCTTTGATTTCATCCGAGGATATTGATGCCGTTTATCTTCCTTTACCTCCAGCTCTGCATTTTCATTGGGCTCAAAAAGCTTTGGAAGCTGGTAAGCACGTATTCTTAGAGAAGCCTTCTACAACATGCTTAAAAGATACAGATGCCCTGATAAGAATAGCGTCTCAAAAGGGGTTGGCTCTCCATGAGAATTATATGTTTATCTATCATAGTCAGTTAGAAACAATACAGAATATTGTCAGAAGTGGTGAGATAGGCGATGTACGCTTATATAGAATTTCATTTGGCTTCCCATTGCGTCAAATGAATGATTTTAGATACAATAAAAAACTCGGCGGAGGAGCTATTCTGGATGCTGGCGGATATTGTTTGAAGTATGCAAATTATCTCTTAGGAGATAGTGCAAGAATCGTTACTGCCCAAGCAAACGATGTTGACGGTTTTGAGGTTGAAATGTATGGCTCGGCCACAATGGTTAACAACCAAGGTACTGTTGCACAGATAGCTTTTGGTATGGATAATGACTATAAGTGCGATATAGAAATATGGGGAAGTAAGGGAACTATAACATCAAATCGCATATTGACAGCACCAGTTGATTTCGTCCCTCAATATACCATAAAGAAAAATCAAGATTTTGAGACTCGTGATTTGCCTTCAGATGATGCTTTCTTAAAATCTATTGAGCGATTTGTAGATTGTATTGAAAACGCTGATGTTCGTAAGGCCGAATATGATATTGTGCATAAGCAAGAGACGCTGGTTGAGAGTTTTAAAAAGAATAGTGGTTTACAGTAA
- a CDS encoding glycosyltransferase family 4 protein has product MTNNKKTLIYIDGANPEDKRSWSGIPYNLVQQLKRNYDVETIWLQETKMERIFRLTYKVFWRLLGKHNDPCFTTTYAKLKGRRVNKLLARKKYDVVFFRGSNLAAYVKTDIPQRVYFSDACFHQMVDYYFFHLTDANIKDGNEVQRRAMQNCNVNVFASNWAMRDAVDFYHIPESTCHLGYFGASVDTTEFKKQPHDESLVNLLFVGVEWERKGGEIAVECTKLLNKKDTSRRYVLHFVGCQPPYEIKDENIKFYGFLNRNIPEQAQKMISLREQADIFILPTRAECAGIVFCESSAYGIPSITFDTGGIGDYVLNGENGYRLPMGSNPIDFVNKILEVLADKGKLQYMQEKAAQMYKERMNWDALGDRFREVIG; this is encoded by the coding sequence ATGACAAACAATAAGAAAACATTAATTTATATAGATGGTGCTAACCCTGAAGACAAACGTTCTTGGTCGGGTATTCCATATAACTTGGTACAACAGTTGAAGCGCAATTACGATGTAGAGACCATCTGGTTGCAGGAAACGAAGATGGAAAGAATCTTTCGTCTCACCTATAAAGTCTTTTGGCGTTTGCTGGGCAAACACAACGATCCTTGTTTCACCACGACTTATGCTAAGTTGAAAGGTCGAAGAGTAAACAAACTTTTGGCAAGAAAAAAGTATGATGTAGTATTTTTCCGTGGTAGTAATCTTGCAGCTTATGTCAAGACCGACATACCTCAGAGAGTATATTTCAGCGATGCATGTTTCCATCAGATGGTAGATTATTACTTTTTCCACCTTACGGATGCGAACATCAAAGATGGCAATGAGGTTCAGCGTAGAGCGATGCAGAATTGCAATGTAAATGTGTTTGCTAGCAATTGGGCTATGCGTGATGCGGTGGATTTCTACCATATTCCAGAGTCAACATGTCATCTCGGTTACTTTGGTGCAAGTGTAGATACAACGGAATTCAAGAAGCAACCTCATGACGAGAGTCTTGTAAACCTATTGTTTGTAGGTGTAGAATGGGAACGCAAGGGCGGCGAGATAGCAGTGGAGTGTACTAAGCTTCTCAATAAGAAAGATACTTCACGAAGATATGTGCTTCATTTCGTAGGTTGTCAGCCACCTTACGAGATAAAGGACGAGAACATCAAGTTTTATGGTTTCTTGAATCGTAACATTCCAGAGCAGGCCCAGAAAATGATAAGCCTTCGTGAGCAGGCCGATATCTTCATTCTCCCTACGAGAGCAGAGTGTGCTGGTATCGTATTCTGTGAATCCTCAGCCTATGGCATTCCTAGCATTACGTTTGATACAGGAGGCATTGGTGATTATGTGTTAAATGGTGAAAATGGTTATCGCCTGCCAATGGGCAGCAATCCAATTGATTTTGTCAATAAAATTCTTGAAGTTCTTGCAGACAAGGGCAAGTTGCAGTATATGCAAGAAAAGGCAGCCCAGATGTACAAGGAAAGAATGAATTGGGATGCCTTGGGAGATAGATTTCGAGAAGTGATAGGATAA
- a CDS encoding sugar phosphate nucleotidyltransferase: MQKIDLFVPGRLCLFGEHSDWAGKYRSMNSALVAGEAIVTGTEQGIFATVEKSENFEMTSSASSLQEVWHDFECPMNAEALKDVAHSGSFFSYCAGVASYMLEWYKIGGAKIHITDMTLPLKSGLSSSAAICVLVCRAFNELYDLNLSTMGEMNIAYVGELRTASRCGRLDQACAFGVRPVLMKFDGEEIDVNRLNVKKNLYWVFADLNASKDTVKILKDLNKAFPFADNEKEQAIQNALGPINHKIVSKAVDFMKEGDAEALGKLMTEAQTIFDEKVAPMCPSQLQSPILHKTLNDPYLKNLSYGGKGVGSQGDGSIQFLAKDEKCQQQIIAYLNGLGMSAYALTLKARHTIRKAIIPVAGFGTRLYPATRTMKKDFFPIVDKDGKVKPVILILLEELVNSGIEEICLILGSEQEREEYRRYFETRLADEHFNKLKVEDQNFERHILEIGKRLRYVYQTEKRGFGHAVSLAANFAANEPVLLLLGDTIYRSNKNKPCALQLMEAYEKYSKPMIAIHSIPLKDVSYYGIMSGCWENRDETVMNISRFCEKPKVSYAEDQLAVKMHNGEQRYYSVFGQYVLTPEVFEQLKKNINDGVVSERGEVELTTALEQVRGKYGLMGVQLDGEMFDMGIPQAYRNCITNFVR; the protein is encoded by the coding sequence ATGCAAAAAATAGATTTATTTGTTCCTGGTCGCTTGTGCCTTTTTGGTGAACATAGCGACTGGGCAGGAAAGTATCGCTCGATGAATAGCGCCTTGGTTGCTGGTGAGGCTATCGTCACGGGAACGGAACAAGGTATATTCGCAACTGTAGAAAAATCAGAGAACTTTGAGATGACATCATCGGCATCTTCCTTGCAAGAGGTATGGCATGATTTTGAGTGTCCAATGAATGCAGAGGCATTAAAAGATGTCGCTCATTCAGGCTCTTTCTTTTCTTATTGTGCAGGTGTGGCTAGCTATATGCTCGAATGGTACAAAATTGGGGGGGCAAAAATACATATCACTGATATGACACTTCCTCTGAAGAGTGGCCTTTCCTCCAGTGCTGCTATTTGTGTGCTCGTTTGTAGAGCATTCAATGAGCTGTATGATTTGAATCTTTCTACTATGGGAGAGATGAATATTGCCTATGTGGGCGAGTTGAGAACGGCTTCTCGTTGCGGGCGCTTGGATCAAGCTTGTGCTTTTGGCGTGCGTCCTGTATTGATGAAGTTTGATGGTGAGGAGATAGATGTCAATCGACTCAATGTAAAGAAGAACCTTTATTGGGTATTTGCAGACTTGAATGCTTCCAAAGACACGGTCAAGATTTTGAAAGACTTGAACAAGGCTTTCCCCTTTGCAGACAATGAGAAGGAGCAAGCTATACAGAATGCATTAGGTCCGATTAATCATAAGATAGTATCGAAGGCTGTCGATTTTATGAAAGAAGGTGATGCAGAAGCTTTGGGTAAGTTGATGACGGAGGCGCAGACCATCTTTGACGAGAAAGTAGCACCGATGTGTCCTTCTCAGTTACAATCACCAATTTTGCATAAAACCCTCAATGATCCCTATCTCAAAAATTTGTCTTATGGAGGAAAAGGCGTAGGCTCTCAGGGAGATGGCTCCATCCAATTTCTGGCTAAGGACGAGAAATGCCAGCAGCAAATTATCGCCTATCTCAATGGACTTGGTATGTCAGCTTATGCTTTGACATTGAAAGCTCGCCATACCATACGAAAAGCGATTATCCCAGTTGCGGGCTTCGGTACTCGACTTTATCCTGCCACTCGTACGATGAAGAAAGATTTCTTCCCGATAGTGGACAAGGATGGCAAGGTGAAGCCAGTCATCTTAATACTCTTGGAAGAGTTGGTGAATAGCGGAATAGAAGAAATCTGCCTGATATTGGGTAGCGAGCAGGAACGTGAGGAATACCGACGTTATTTCGAAACACGCTTGGCTGATGAGCACTTCAACAAATTGAAGGTTGAAGACCAGAATTTCGAACGCCATATTCTGGAGATTGGAAAGCGACTGAGATATGTTTATCAGACCGAGAAACGAGGATTCGGACATGCGGTATCCCTAGCAGCCAATTTCGCAGCCAACGAACCTGTTCTTTTGTTATTGGGTGATACCATCTATCGCTCCAACAAGAACAAACCATGTGCCTTACAACTGATGGAGGCTTATGAGAAGTATTCCAAGCCGATGATTGCTATACATTCCATACCTCTGAAGGACGTAAGTTATTATGGCATTATGTCGGGTTGTTGGGAAAATCGTGATGAGACAGTGATGAATATATCACGGTTCTGTGAGAAACCAAAAGTCTCTTATGCGGAAGACCAGCTTGCCGTCAAAATGCATAACGGAGAACAGAGATACTATTCGGTCTTCGGACAGTATGTGTTGACTCCAGAAGTCTTCGAGCAGTTGAAAAAGAACATCAACGATGGCGTGGTAAGTGAACGAGGCGAGGTGGAATTGACAACAGCCCTGGAACAAGTGAGAGGAAAATATGGATTGATGGGAGTACAGTTGGACGGCGAGATGTTCGACATGGGAATTCCTCAAGCCTATAGAAATTGTATAACTAATTTTGTAAGATAA